The following are from one region of the Ignavibacteriota bacterium genome:
- a CDS encoding DUF488 family protein — protein MNINIKRIYEKPARTDGMRVLVDRLWPRGLTKSEAKVDLWLKDIAPSNELRKWFHTHTEKWKLFEKKYEKELDNLPEEFSELKKLVKKNKKVTLLFAAKDEANNNAVVLKKILNEEK, from the coding sequence ATGAATATCAATATTAAAAGAATTTATGAAAAACCAGCGCGAACAGATGGGATGAGAGTTCTGGTTGACAGGCTCTGGCCAAGAGGTCTCACTAAATCTGAAGCAAAAGTTGATCTTTGGCTGAAAGATATCGCACCGAGCAATGAACTGAGAAAATGGTTTCATACGCATACTGAAAAATGGAAATTGTTTGAAAAAAAATATGAGAAGGAGCTTGATAATTTACCGGAAGAATTTTCAGAACTAAAAAAACTTGTGAAAAAGAATAAAAAAGTAACACTGCTTTTTGCAGCGAAGGATGAAGCTAATAATAACGCAGTTGTACTCAAAAAAATACTTAACGAAGAAAAATAA